A region from the Drosophila ananassae strain 14024-0371.13 chromosome 2L, ASM1763931v2, whole genome shotgun sequence genome encodes:
- the LOC6501268 gene encoding protein farnesyltransferase subunit beta produces the protein MKPEEELLLFRDFQGLRSCKHDDEKVSTATSREQQKTESSVEKCFDRFESLLFTHPRLSQFFRLEHQHYLDTMLRRLPSNYECLDSSRPWCIYWILHAAQLLSFNFDDKTQDQVVQFLSKCRSPTGGFGGGPGQYAHLAPTYAAVNSLCIIGTEQAYRVIDRPTLVQFLFSVREADGSFRLHVDGETDVRGAYCAISCAKLLNLPDPVLRKLFAGTGDWIAGCQTYEGGFGGAPDLEAHGGYTFCGIAGLALLNEADKCDKQALLKWTLRRQMRYEGGFQGRTNKLVDGCYSFWVGATIPITQATLSADDKEMDHTLFDVEALQEYILLCCQKQNGGLIDKPGKPQDLYHTCYTLSGVSIAQHSESASCPQVLGDTINELLPTHPLFNIPPKAVAAARSHFDKCNDMEFAGSDST, from the exons ATGAAGCCGGAGGAAGAGCTGCTATTATTCCGGGACTTTCAGGGCCTGAGGAGCTGCAAACACGACGACGAGAAGGTGTCCACAGCAACCTCCCGCGAGCAG CAAAAGACAGAGAGCTCGGTAGAGAAATGCTTCGACCGGTTCGAATCCCTGCTGTTTACCCACCCGCGCCTTTCCCAGTTCTTCCGTTTGGAGCACCAGCACTACCTGGACACGATGCTGCGCCGGTTGCCCTCAAACTACGAGTGCCTGGACAGTAGCCGTCCTTGGTGCATCTACTGGATCCTGCACGCGGCTCAATTGCTGAGCTTTAACTTTGATGACAAAACCCAAGATCAGGTGGTGCAGTTTCTCAGCAAGTGCCGTTCTCCGACGGGAGGTTTTGGCGGCGGTCCTGGCCAGTATGCCCATCTGGCACCCACATACGCAGCGGTCAACAGTCTGTGCATCATCGGAACCGAGCAGGCCTACCGTGTCATTGACAGACCAACGCTGGTGCAATTCCTTTTCAGCGTGCGAGAAGCGGACGGATCCTTTCGCCTGCACGTAGATGGAGAAACGGATGTGCGAGGTGCATACTGCGCTATTTCGTGCGCCAAACTACTCAATCTGCCGGATCCTGTGCTCAGAAAGCTATTTGCTGGTACCGGCGACTGGATAGCGGGATGCCAAACGTATGAGGGTGGATTCGGAGGCGCCCCCGACTTGGAGGCTCACGGGGGCTACACCTTCTGCGGCATTGCCGGCCTTGCTCTCCTTAACGAAGCTGACAAGTGCGACAAGCAGGCTCTGCTTAAGTGGACACTGCGACGGCAGATGCGGTATGAAGGTGGTTTCCAGGGACGAACAAATAAGCTGGTGGATGGCTGCTATTCCTTTTGGGTTGGAGCAACTATACCTATAACACAGGCCACGCTCTCCGCAGACGACAAAGAGATGGATCACACTTTGTTTGATGTAGAGGCTCTGCAAGAATACATCCTACTTTGCTGCCAgaaacagaacggtgggcttatcgaCAAGCCAGGAAA accaCAAGATCTGTACCATACGTGCTATACCCTAAGTGGAGTGTCCATTGCCCAGCACTCGGAATCCGCCAGTTGCCCTCAAGTCCTCGGGGATACCATCAATGAGCTTCTGCCCACCCACCCGCTGTTTAACATCCCACCGAAGGCCGTGGCAGCAGCACGAAGTCACTTCGACAAATGCAACGACATGGAGTTCGCCGGTAGCGACAGTACCTGA
- the LOC6499313 gene encoding 28S ribosomal protein S33, mitochondrial codes for MSQKYTDLIKLGTQYARRMNYLSNRIFGEVARTTNEKSMKVVRMFAEEPIHKRDYVVNWYPRHVETHLLMKNLRDYGLFRDEHQDFKEEMKRLRKLRGKAPPKKGEGKRASKK; via the exons ATGTCGCAAAAATACACCGATTTAATCAAACTTGGCACCCAGTATGCGCGGCGAATGAACTATCTCTCAAATCGCATTTTTGGAGAAGTTGCACGCACCACTAATGAGAAGTCCATGAAG GTCGTTCGCATGTTCGCTGAGGAGCCCATTCACAAGCGCGACTATGTTGTCAACTGGTACCCCCGGCACGTGGAAACGCATCTGTTGATGAAGAACCTTCGCGATTACGGATTGTTCAGAGATGAGCACCAGGATTTCAAGGAGGAAATGAAGCGGTTGCGCAAGCTGCGTGGCAAGGCGCCTCCCAAAAAGGGAGAGGGCAAACGGGCCTCTAAGAAATAA
- the LOC6501269 gene encoding armadillo repeat-containing protein 7 isoform X1 — translation MFSSHQSLRRRTPAQGIERPEYIAHLVDEYYTTTNVEAQEQAEALDVFTASLESANPHLKLHGIAALCNICLEKSAVKFIREHLKLITDLFVRTDHPEIVLHSLTLFYQLLESEDLDRELLLVPAVLKTVQEWRQKSDDLRIVQLCQLLLVDFASRSEIIELQNAPTALPALEQPSTSRAAAGTTD, via the exons ATGTTTTCCAGCCATCAGAGTTTAAGGCGGAGGACACCTGCGCAGGGAATAGAGAGACCGGAGTACATTGCTCACTTAGTGGATGAGTACTACACGACCACCAACGTTG AGGCCCAGGAACAG GCGGAAGCCCTCGATGTGTTCACGGCATCTCTAGAATCAGCAAATCCCCATCTGAAACTGCATGGAATCGCAGCCTTGTGTAATATTTGTTTGG AGAAATCAGCGGTTAAGTTCATCAGGGAACATCTCAAGCTCATTACCGACTTGTTTGTGCGCACGGACCACCCGGAAATTGTGCTCCACAGCCTTACGCTCTTTTATCAGCTGCTGGAGTCCGAAGATTTGGACCGTGAATTGCTTCTCGTTCCGGCTGTGCTCAAAACTGTCCAAGAGTGGCGGCAAAAATCTGACGATCTTCGCATTGTTCAGCTCTGTCAATTGTTGCTGGTTGATTTCGCTAGTCGATCTGAGATTATAGAGCTGCAGAATGCTCCGACAGCTCTGCCGGCGCTGGAGCAGCCAAGCACCAGCCGGGCTGCAGCAGGTACAACTGACTAA
- the LOC6501267 gene encoding uncharacterized protein LOC6501267 isoform X2 — protein sequence MYRYLLVYFATTLIQRQSTLATLCITKVIVRVPREKDIGLIFDLTVINRIKGMKRETVDFVIASDGECTVNTTRGELVSSVGRVYGADFGTLEPGKSETVSLVWPTVSLYNRVGSCPITIITTNAQNAVSTSRQIIHFDTRFEVLDPKKQTLCKRKDFVNCHNWDKDYLRNCTPLNCEERYFGQRSFFNQDTGQCEVVPPCYGDGKYYDPFANEGVDFGGFLSEDEVEQIKQGDFDINFLELRGPPKEPQEKSKTFVEKEKPPTATPKALALSPEDCDKSIQNTKYLTLADFIECFQHIKESSGDKKIQKKSPFEVPLLTQLYYDWFLPIRADTLSDFRGRIAADGPSSKHVRSGAEPLMNWLAKLDYKDCLKLFFRGLAIIGMTLLAYFLVCLAVYGFIEIYSTWKSEDSIGTYVADVASHSSSLDVVTTESLMSKR from the exons atgtatagatATCTGTTAGTTTACTTCGCTACTACATTAATCCAGAGACAGAGCACCTTGGCCACTTTGTGCATCACCAAGGTAATAGTGCGTGTGCCTCGGGAGAAGGACATTGGCCTGATCTTTG ATCTGACCGTCATCAATCGAATAAAGGGTATGAAAAGGGAAACAGTGGACTTTGTAATCGCCTCGGACGGAGAATGCACTGTGAACACCACTCGAGGAGAATTGGTCTCATCGGTAGGTCGGGTTTATGGTGCGGATTTTGGAACACTAGAACCAGGGAAGAGTGAGACTGTCTCCTTGGTCTGGCCAACAGTG TCCCTGTACAACCGAGTGGGCAGTTGCCCCATCACAATAATCACCACAAATGCGCAAAATGCAGTCTCCACCTCGAGACAAATAATTCACTTTGACACTCGGTTTGAGGTCCTGGATCCGAAGAAACAAACCCTGTGCAAGCGCAAGGACTTTGTCAACTGCCATAACTGGGACAAGGACTACCTGCGCAATTGTACGCCTCTGAACTGCGAGGAGCGCTATTTTGGGCAACGGAGCTTCTTCAACCAGGACACGGGTCAATGCGAAGTGGTGCCACCCTGTTATGGGGACGGGAAGTACTACGATCCTTTTGCCAACGAAGGAGTTGATTTTGGGGGTTTCCTGTCGGAGGATGAGGTCGAGCAGATCAAACAAGGGGACTTtgatataaattttttggaaCTGCGTGGACCTCCAAAA GAACCacaagaaaaatctaaaacattCGTAGAAAAGGAGAAGCCCCCGACTGCCACTCCGAAAGCTTTAGCTCTTAGTCCGGAAGATTGCGATAAGTccattcaaaatacaaaatatctCACGCTGGCCGACTTTATCGAGTGCTTCCAGCACATAAAAGAATCTTCAGGCGATAAGAAAATACAGAAAAAGTCACCTTTTGAGGTGCCGCTTCTGACCCAGTTGTATTACGACTGGTTCTTACCCATCAGAGCCGATACTTTGAGTGACTTTCGGGGGCGCATTGCTGCAGATGGCCCCAGCTCCAAGCATGTGCGTTCGGGGGCTGAGCCTCTCATGAACTGGCTAGCCAAACTGGACTACAAGGATTGTCTGAAGCTGTTCTTTAGAGGACTCGCTATT ATTGGCATGACTCTCCTGGCCTATTTTTTGGTGTGTCTTGCCGTCTATGGATTCATTGAGATCTACTCCACGTGGAAGTCCGAGGATTCGATTGGGACCTATGTGGCAGACGTGGCTTCCCACAGCAGTTCCTTAGATGTTGTTACAACCGAAAGCCTAATGTCCAAGCGTTAA
- the LOC6501269 gene encoding uncharacterized protein LOC6501269 isoform X2, giving the protein MFSSHQSLRRRTPAQGIERPEYIAHLVDEYYTTTNVEAQEQVTANLANFAYDPINWPYLLQAEALDVFTASLESANPHLKLHGIAALCNICLEKSAVKFIREHLKLITDLFVRTDHPEIVLHSLTLFYQLLESEDLDRELLLVPAVLKTVQEWRQKSDDLRIVQLSGLQQVQLTKRFTQQDLEQFARFTGDYNHIHSQDTPVEERRVHGALLNAVVAGIIGTKLPGPGTVVLEQNFRFLKPCRIETDTVVTVRLMKSRKISTVEYDCRQNEEVVFAGNAKLLTRHQKTDFTE; this is encoded by the exons ATGTTTTCCAGCCATCAGAGTTTAAGGCGGAGGACACCTGCGCAGGGAATAGAGAGACCGGAGTACATTGCTCACTTAGTGGATGAGTACTACACGACCACCAACGTTG AGGCCCAGGAACAGGTCACCGCCAATTTGGCAAACTTTGCTTATGACCCGATTAACTGGCCTTATCTACTTCAGGCGGAAGCCCTCGATGTGTTCACGGCATCTCTAGAATCAGCAAATCCCCATCTGAAACTGCATGGAATCGCAGCCTTGTGTAATATTTGTTTGG AGAAATCAGCGGTTAAGTTCATCAGGGAACATCTCAAGCTCATTACCGACTTGTTTGTGCGCACGGACCACCCGGAAATTGTGCTCCACAGCCTTACGCTCTTTTATCAGCTGCTGGAGTCCGAAGATTTGGACCGTGAATTGCTTCTCGTTCCGGCTGTGCTCAAAACTGTCCAAGAGTGGCGGCAAAAATCTGACGATCTTCGCATTGTTCAGCTCT CCGGGCTGCAGCAGGTACAACTGACTAAGAGATTTACGCAACAAGACCTAGAACAATTCGCCCGGTTCACGGGAGACTACAACCATATACACAGCCAAGACACTCCAGTGGAGGAGAGGCGAGTACACGGTGCCCTTCTAAACGCTGTAGTGGCCGGTATAATTGGAACAAAGTTACCGGGACCAGGAACCGTGGTGTTAGAACAGAACTTTCGGTTCCTTAAACCTTGCCGCATCGAGACGGACACCGTGGTGACGGTCCGACTAATGAAATCGCGGAAGATATCCACAGTGGAATATGACTGCCGGCAGAACGAAGAGGTTGTTTTTGCCGGAAACGCCAAGCTACTGACTCGCCACCAAAAAACAGATTTCacagaataa
- the LOC6501267 gene encoding uncharacterized protein LOC6501267 isoform X1, with protein sequence MYRYLLVYFATTLIQRQSTLATLCITKVIVRVPREKDIGLIFDLTVINRIKGMKRETVDFVIASDGECTVNTTRGELVSSVGRVYGADFGTLEPGKSETVSLVWPTVSLYNRVGSCPITIITTNAQNAVSTSRQIIHFDTRFEVLDPKKQTLCKRKDFVNCHNWDKDYLRNCTPLNCEERYFGQRSFFNQDTGQCEVVPPCYGDGKYYDPFANEGVDFGGFLSEDEVEQIKQGDFDINFLELRGPPKEPQEKSKTFVEKEKPPTATPKALALSPEDCDKSIQNTKYLTLADFIECFQHIKESSGDKKIQKKSPFEVPLLTQLYYDWFLPIRADTLSDFRGRIAADGPSSKHVRSGAEPLMNWLAKLDYKDCLKLFFRGLAIISLLILFQIGMTLLAYFLVCLAVYGFIEIYSTWKSEDSIGTYVADVASHSSSLDVVTTESLMSKR encoded by the exons atgtatagatATCTGTTAGTTTACTTCGCTACTACATTAATCCAGAGACAGAGCACCTTGGCCACTTTGTGCATCACCAAGGTAATAGTGCGTGTGCCTCGGGAGAAGGACATTGGCCTGATCTTTG ATCTGACCGTCATCAATCGAATAAAGGGTATGAAAAGGGAAACAGTGGACTTTGTAATCGCCTCGGACGGAGAATGCACTGTGAACACCACTCGAGGAGAATTGGTCTCATCGGTAGGTCGGGTTTATGGTGCGGATTTTGGAACACTAGAACCAGGGAAGAGTGAGACTGTCTCCTTGGTCTGGCCAACAGTG TCCCTGTACAACCGAGTGGGCAGTTGCCCCATCACAATAATCACCACAAATGCGCAAAATGCAGTCTCCACCTCGAGACAAATAATTCACTTTGACACTCGGTTTGAGGTCCTGGATCCGAAGAAACAAACCCTGTGCAAGCGCAAGGACTTTGTCAACTGCCATAACTGGGACAAGGACTACCTGCGCAATTGTACGCCTCTGAACTGCGAGGAGCGCTATTTTGGGCAACGGAGCTTCTTCAACCAGGACACGGGTCAATGCGAAGTGGTGCCACCCTGTTATGGGGACGGGAAGTACTACGATCCTTTTGCCAACGAAGGAGTTGATTTTGGGGGTTTCCTGTCGGAGGATGAGGTCGAGCAGATCAAACAAGGGGACTTtgatataaattttttggaaCTGCGTGGACCTCCAAAA GAACCacaagaaaaatctaaaacattCGTAGAAAAGGAGAAGCCCCCGACTGCCACTCCGAAAGCTTTAGCTCTTAGTCCGGAAGATTGCGATAAGTccattcaaaatacaaaatatctCACGCTGGCCGACTTTATCGAGTGCTTCCAGCACATAAAAGAATCTTCAGGCGATAAGAAAATACAGAAAAAGTCACCTTTTGAGGTGCCGCTTCTGACCCAGTTGTATTACGACTGGTTCTTACCCATCAGAGCCGATACTTTGAGTGACTTTCGGGGGCGCATTGCTGCAGATGGCCCCAGCTCCAAGCATGTGCGTTCGGGGGCTGAGCCTCTCATGAACTGGCTAGCCAAACTGGACTACAAGGATTGTCTGAAGCTGTTCTTTAGAGGACTCGCTATT ATCTCACTGTTAATTCTGTTTCAGATTGGCATGACTCTCCTGGCCTATTTTTTGGTGTGTCTTGCCGTCTATGGATTCATTGAGATCTACTCCACGTGGAAGTCCGAGGATTCGATTGGGACCTATGTGGCAGACGTGGCTTCCCACAGCAGTTCCTTAGATGTTGTTACAACCGAAAGCCTAATGTCCAAGCGTTAA